From Pseudorasbora parva isolate DD20220531a chromosome 25, ASM2467924v1, whole genome shotgun sequence, one genomic window encodes:
- the shisal1b gene encoding protein shisa-like-1a isoform X1 has protein sequence MSVTNHHSFNILTIIFLFLSTTALSAHFRVCEPYFDHKGRYHFGFHCPRLSDNKTYMFCCHHNNTAFKYCCNETEFQTVMQVNLTTSPDGYSHNNYSALIGVWIYGFFVMVLLALDFLYYSAMNYEVCRVYLEKCGLGGRWLKQARSQWHSEGQAERDGRTAQPAAPSQPQETHQHGCSQARHSLTGDAQSPKQTTHNTTTAW, from the exons ATGAGTGTCACCAATCATCACTCCTTCAACATCCTGACCATCATCTTCCTCTTTCTGTCTACTACAG CTCTCTCTGCTCACTTTCGGGTGTGTGAGCCCTACTTCGACCACAAGGGGCGCTACCACTTTGGATTCCACTGTCCTCGTCTCTCGGACAACAAGACGTACATGTTCTGCTGTCACCATAACAACACTGCCTTCAAATACTGCTGCAACGAGACCGAGTTTCAAACAGTCATGCAGGTCAACCTGACCACCTCACCGGACGGCTACTCTCACAA CAATTACTCTGCATTAATCGGCGTGTGGATCTATGGATTCTTCGTCATGGTGCTGCTAGCGCTTGATTTTCTCTACTACTCGGCCATGAACTATGAGGTGTGCCGGGTTTATCTGGAAAAGTGTGGACTGGGGGGCCGCTGGCTGAAACAGGCTCGCAGTCAGTGGCACAGCGAGGGACAGGCGGAAAGGGACGGGCGGACCGCTCAACCCGCAGCTCCATCACAACCCCAAGAGACACATCAACACGGCTGCAGTCAGGCCAGACACAGCCTGACGGGAGACGCACAGAGTCCAAAACAAACCACACACAACACGACAACGGCCTGGT
- the shisal1b gene encoding protein shisa-like-1a isoform X2: protein MSVTNHHSFNILTIIFLFLSTTALSAHFRVCEPYFDHKGRYHFGFHCPRLSDNKTYMFCCHHNNTAFKYCCNETEFQTVMQVNLTTSPDGYSHNNYSALIGVWIYGFFVMVLLALDFLYYSAMNYEVCRVYLEKCGLGGRWLKQARSQWHSEGQAERDGRTAQPAAPSQPQETHQHGCSQARHSLTGDAQSPKQTTHNTTTA from the exons ATGAGTGTCACCAATCATCACTCCTTCAACATCCTGACCATCATCTTCCTCTTTCTGTCTACTACAG CTCTCTCTGCTCACTTTCGGGTGTGTGAGCCCTACTTCGACCACAAGGGGCGCTACCACTTTGGATTCCACTGTCCTCGTCTCTCGGACAACAAGACGTACATGTTCTGCTGTCACCATAACAACACTGCCTTCAAATACTGCTGCAACGAGACCGAGTTTCAAACAGTCATGCAGGTCAACCTGACCACCTCACCGGACGGCTACTCTCACAA CAATTACTCTGCATTAATCGGCGTGTGGATCTATGGATTCTTCGTCATGGTGCTGCTAGCGCTTGATTTTCTCTACTACTCGGCCATGAACTATGAGGTGTGCCGGGTTTATCTGGAAAAGTGTGGACTGGGGGGCCGCTGGCTGAAACAGGCTCGCAGTCAGTGGCACAGCGAGGGACAGGCGGAAAGGGACGGGCGGACCGCTCAACCCGCAGCTCCATCACAACCCCAAGAGACACATCAACACGGCTGCAGTCAGGCCAGACACAGCCTGACGGGAGACGCACAGAGTCCAAAACAAACCACACACAACACGACAACGGCCTG